CGCTGTGGTGTACCGTGTTGCATAAAATTACAATGTCAAGTTGGGAAATAGGTAATAAATTGCGATTCCATACTCATTTCATTGCTTTGATTTATCCCGCGAACTCTTCTGCGAGTAAATCAGCTATTTTATACATATTGGCGGTATAATTAGCAGGCAGAGGGTCCATCGGGGCTGTCTCGCCTCCTATCTCCTTCGCTATCGTTTCGCACTCCGTAGTAGCGAATTGCGGTGCAACGAAGACATAATGCAGATTGTATCGCCTGGCATTGTCTATGCAATCCTGAATAACTCTGGCTGTCGGCTCTTTACCGCCATGCTCAACCGGTATTTGTGTCAGGTTATATTGTGCAGCGAGATATCCAAATGATGGATGGTAAATCATGAAAGCGCGGTTATTGAACCGATCGAGTTTGGAATGGATATAAGCATCCAGAGCATCAAGTTCACGCAGATAGTCTCTTGCATTATTGATATAGAAGTCGGCATTCTCAGGGTCTGTCTGAGTGAGCGCATCACGGATATTCATAACCATAATCTTCGCATTAGCGGGTGAATTCCAGATATGGGGGTCATTATCAATGATAGTTATACCTTTTGAGGTATCAACGATTTTAATTGCGGGGTTGATAGCGCTTAT
The sequence above is drawn from the Methanophagales archaeon genome and encodes:
- a CDS encoding zinc ABC transporter substrate-binding protein, which produces NQVIHPEIMMRRRTVLALTLVVVVIIGIGMLAVSLHYNYIQLQPGLRGNVNSNANANKIGVVVTILPEADFVRHVGGDRVEVMVMVPPGASPHIYEPRPEQLKQISTAKIYFKVGSGLGLEQNWLEKISAINPAIKIVDTSKGITIIDNDPHIWNSPANAKIMVMNIRDALTQTDPENADFYINNARDYLRELDALDAYIHSKLDRFNNRAFMIYHPSFGYLAAQYNLTQIPVEHGGKEPTARVIQDCIDNARRYNLHYVFVAPQFATTECETIAKEIGGETAPMDPLPANYTANMYKIADLLAEEFAG